The Streptomyces europaeiscabiei genome window below encodes:
- a CDS encoding DUF2637 domain-containing protein: MTEDRITQRTITAVMIVIAALAFVFSFGNVWSLALRLGVPGPIAPLIAPMVDLSVVGLLVALRYLSLRGLPADQMTAATRLMHFSGLLTLALNVAEPIVAGHYGRAAVDAVAPLLLLGWGSVGPQLLRAFHTVARPAVPAPLPDEIESEPATGPEAPSPAEPPPAPVAPPIAPAPAPASPVVKVPEPLLTEARSIATSHRTEHGEPITAVQLKTRLGIGLPMATALHAAL, from the coding sequence ATGACAGAAGACCGGATCACTCAGCGCACCATCACCGCCGTCATGATCGTCATTGCCGCGCTGGCGTTCGTCTTCTCCTTCGGCAACGTCTGGTCCCTCGCCCTGCGCCTCGGCGTCCCCGGCCCGATCGCACCGCTCATCGCCCCGATGGTGGACCTGTCCGTGGTCGGCCTCCTGGTCGCCCTTCGCTACCTCTCCCTGCGCGGCCTGCCCGCAGACCAGATGACGGCTGCGACCCGCCTCATGCACTTCTCCGGACTGCTGACCCTCGCCCTCAACGTCGCCGAACCGATCGTCGCCGGACACTACGGCCGCGCCGCCGTCGACGCGGTGGCCCCGCTGCTCCTCCTCGGCTGGGGCTCCGTCGGCCCGCAGCTCCTGCGCGCCTTCCACACCGTTGCGCGCCCCGCCGTACCGGCACCGCTGCCGGACGAGATCGAGTCGGAGCCCGCGACTGGCCCCGAAGCCCCCAGCCCTGCGGAGCCGCCCCCGGCCCCGGTCGCTCCTCCGATCGCCCCGGCTCCCGCTCCCGCTTCACCCGTGGTCAAGGTCCCTGAGCCGCTGCTGACCGAAGCACGCTCCATCGCGACATCCCACCGCACCGAGCACGGTGAGCCGATCACGGCGGTCCAGCTCAAGACGCGACTCGGGATCGGCCTGCCCATGGCCACCGCGCTGCACGCCGCTCTGTAG
- a CDS encoding SCO3933 family regulatory protein, whose translation MARIRVGLLPTSSFMVGTLPVPKYADQEKTQFATDRETGAKLYTITLFFMEEDRAEALKITVPETGLPNGLRPGVPVMPVELFATPWARIFNGSLSDGIAYRAGRLDLVAPTAEAA comes from the coding sequence ATGGCACGCATCCGTGTTGGCCTGCTCCCCACCTCCTCGTTCATGGTCGGCACCCTGCCGGTGCCCAAGTACGCGGACCAGGAGAAGACGCAGTTCGCCACCGACCGTGAGACCGGCGCGAAGCTCTACACGATCACCCTCTTCTTCATGGAGGAGGACCGTGCCGAAGCTCTGAAGATCACCGTTCCGGAGACCGGTCTGCCCAACGGCCTCCGGCCCGGTGTCCCGGTCATGCCGGTAGAGCTGTTCGCCACTCCGTGGGCGCGCATCTTCAACGGCTCGCTCTCGGACGGCATCGCCTACCGCGCGGGTCGGCTGGACCTGGTGGCCCCCACCGCTGAGGCGGCGTGA
- a CDS encoding cell division protein FtsK, with amino-acid sequence MKDPNTPAEGVLGHIPLVVALALAVLAGWSIWWMVRYACADAMTRQSIRQAIRVRWGWKRLAPMLRLSATDKTPTALASMANANGKPTKPRVLIPTLKVKHDAYGVIARAQCLPGVGLQQFQKAGPHLADAWRCTRVAVTQDKPGQVLIRGVRLDPLKFPTEHHPTGEPPEETARWDLGLDEYAQPVSVNLTQVPGVTVAGLPGFGKTSLINQLLSDWAPSPAVQFACADGKVSAAYEGDYADWVQRMFAFVGDDLEEANKLFRQLVELRRARSASVRQVLGVKSVWDVGPSESWPLVVLIVDEAHTYFRDHKGSDQQTKKLAALAAENARLVEDLVKKGRSVGLLVILTTQKSTGDAIPTFIRDVCPVGLSFAQKTAEAAVAALGDEIREWPDANPINLQDPTYVGVASMNHQSQPGFTRIRTPYVPDAEAARIAEETANLTADPSALLEAFLGPRVADVDLTKLDA; translated from the coding sequence ATGAAAGATCCGAACACCCCGGCGGAAGGCGTCCTCGGTCACATCCCGCTCGTCGTCGCCCTGGCGCTCGCCGTGCTGGCCGGATGGTCGATCTGGTGGATGGTCCGCTACGCGTGCGCCGATGCCATGACCCGGCAGTCCATACGGCAGGCCATACGCGTGCGGTGGGGCTGGAAGCGGCTCGCGCCGATGCTCAGGCTGTCGGCCACGGACAAGACCCCGACCGCGCTGGCATCGATGGCGAACGCCAACGGCAAGCCCACCAAACCCCGTGTCCTCATCCCCACCTTGAAGGTGAAGCACGACGCGTACGGGGTGATCGCGCGGGCACAGTGCCTGCCCGGCGTCGGCCTCCAGCAATTCCAGAAGGCGGGCCCGCACCTGGCCGATGCCTGGCGGTGCACACGGGTCGCGGTCACCCAGGACAAGCCTGGGCAGGTGCTCATCCGGGGTGTGCGACTGGACCCACTGAAGTTCCCCACCGAGCACCACCCCACGGGTGAGCCACCGGAGGAGACTGCCCGGTGGGATCTGGGCCTGGACGAGTACGCACAACCGGTGTCCGTGAACCTCACGCAGGTGCCCGGCGTGACCGTGGCCGGCCTTCCCGGCTTCGGCAAAACCAGCCTGATCAACCAGCTTCTCTCCGACTGGGCACCCTCGCCCGCAGTGCAGTTCGCCTGCGCTGACGGCAAGGTGTCGGCAGCGTACGAAGGCGACTACGCCGACTGGGTCCAACGCATGTTCGCCTTCGTCGGCGATGACCTGGAAGAGGCCAACAAGCTGTTCCGGCAGCTGGTGGAGCTGCGCCGCGCCCGCTCGGCCTCGGTGCGCCAGGTGCTCGGAGTGAAGTCCGTGTGGGACGTCGGCCCCTCCGAGAGCTGGCCCCTGGTCGTGCTGATCGTCGACGAAGCCCACACCTACTTCCGCGACCACAAGGGCAGCGACCAGCAGACGAAGAAGCTGGCCGCGCTCGCCGCCGAGAACGCCCGGCTCGTGGAAGACCTGGTGAAAAAGGGCCGGTCCGTGGGACTGCTCGTCATCCTCACCACGCAAAAGTCCACCGGCGACGCGATCCCCACCTTCATCCGCGACGTGTGCCCCGTGGGCCTGAGCTTCGCCCAGAAGACTGCCGAAGCCGCGGTGGCCGCGCTCGGCGACGAGATCCGGGAATGGCCGGACGCCAACCCCATCAACCTCCAGGACCCCACATACGTCGGCGTCGCGTCGATGAACCACCAGTCGCAACCCGGCTTCACCCGCATCCGCACCCCGTACGTACCCGACGCGGAAGCGGCTCGCATCGCCGAAGAGACAGCGAACCTCACCGCCGACCCCTCCGCCCTGCTGGAAGCCTTCCTTGGCCCTCGCGTGGCGGACGTGGATCTCACGAAGCTCGACGCCTGA
- a CDS encoding GntR family transcriptional regulator, translating to MSPAPESKQDRRPPYQHAADELRRDILQGRIKPGEQMPAIRELQERFGVANMTMRSALNVLRDEGLIYTIHGRGSFVADHDGGGEFSANYTAPAWYLSKKGERPGQAEPGEGGPDDADAAGATLAETLTALRDEIRALSADHQELRREVEELKAAQQPKP from the coding sequence ATGAGCCCCGCGCCAGAGAGCAAGCAGGACCGCCGGCCGCCGTATCAGCACGCTGCCGACGAGCTTCGGCGCGACATCTTGCAGGGGCGGATCAAGCCCGGCGAGCAGATGCCGGCCATTCGCGAGCTGCAGGAGCGCTTCGGCGTAGCCAACATGACCATGAGGTCCGCGCTCAACGTGCTGCGCGACGAGGGCTTGATCTACACGATCCATGGTCGGGGGAGCTTCGTCGCAGACCATGACGGTGGGGGCGAGTTCTCTGCGAACTACACCGCGCCAGCCTGGTACTTGTCGAAGAAGGGCGAGAGGCCGGGCCAGGCAGAGCCAGGGGAGGGAGGACCCGACGACGCCGATGCCGCCGGGGCCACCCTCGCTGAGACGCTCACAGCACTACGCGACGAAATCCGCGCACTCAGCGCTGATCATCAGGAACTGCGCCGTGAGGTCGAGGAGTTGAAGGCAGCTCAGCAGCCGAAGCCGTAG